A genomic stretch from Alosa sapidissima isolate fAloSap1 chromosome 3, fAloSap1.pri, whole genome shotgun sequence includes:
- the cramp1 gene encoding protein cramped-like isoform X2, protein MHFHVEITEIYKLLMMTVGQGDVSGGEGPKKPARKLEGCEEESGDQASEETSTKRDEEEILNPSTAASSSLTPSIPTSTPNPSGPPANLQSNTSPPAVPQNQDQHHFLRSSVRPPSKRLRKDLVAPALNGNGGAKAKGAEAGPAVCAATTAGPIGGSGAGGSSRSGPRGQSSGEKEEGGSQKRTRRQWESWSTEDKNSFFEGLYEYGKDFEAIQNNIALKYKKKGKPASMVKNKEQVRHFYYRTWHKISKHIDFNNAYSRLLKKSSQELYGLICYAELRKKVGGLMDDKNVAKLNELIQQGATTVRSKGRNLRIKAPMCRALKKLCDPDGVSDEEDQKPVRLPLKVAVELQPRSNHSWARVQSLAHNPRLRMVVELHRKVSSLIEFLKQKWAVQDQRIRKSLEEREALEGAPKKADAEELLLFPAESSTVTALPGVARVVHSKASCTVHWQETGRSRPGSRDLPTAHILGIQPGGRGAGRPGKGAAPPAVKAEGPSQEATESGSSAAAAAAAAAGSGGESASTNTNPTQSSAAVPVPAPHLTHSTSPATTPSLPAEQSAGKGPAEAEGAGAQADADLKERTSAGQRDSAPAPAEQGKEEPTAGGVVSPDRTAGLAVPHATLPDTSTRAEGDSSSAPNNSGGGGGSGVPTGRSPERIREEGWSAQEAENVTLAELYLMLGKPGKLQLEYEWQARPPAPVTTPPNTHSVLRCLLRLVASEVNPKPAPELCTVGTSPVKPGQEEQPLSLTPPGKTPSGTSRSPSCGRQQSTTRNTKLLLPNAVTTGGRNLPRSLLVSSGDGDGGVFAVPTMLPPNSSRLSRMFSPNKEAQLALRQQLDSISSDFLLPKQRKLGRSRPLRKPLVVQRTLVPRTTGDASQHVCSFSILSNSSATGTGSFRPIQPRVPLARPLVTKTTASAPSPSPSTELSSAIDQAAKSAGIIPGSPCGEMEAAAVEDALLGPDGDVSLVPAQPQPQPQPQTQPQTSILPQQAEESLQTSLPPPSPGGADSLLAPPSVASLLDISLPGPPEESLPSGEAQTHISDSIIELAINSAHFGEGPSLSPAKLNGTDTPKLLPSPSSSPAHSWIPSPTHDPQWYPSDSTDSSLGCLLSSLVSPEKNRRTQHPRVGPSSGTALLGPSLMDSNSHDSFPARGLAEVDTQLACMMSENSVDYIARFNDLAQELSVTEPSLPPPGV, encoded by the exons GATGACAGTGGGCCAAGGGGATGTTTCCGGGGGCGAGGGGCCAAAGAAACCTGCCCGCAAGCTGGAGGGTTGCGAGGAGGAGAGCGGAGATCAGGCGAGCGAGGAGACGAGTACAAAGAGAGACGAAGAGGAAATTCTTAATCCATCAACTGCAGCCAGCTCCAGTTTGACTCCGAGTATTCCCACCTCAACACCGAACCCGTCCGGACCCCCAGCGAACTTGCAGTCCAACACTTCGCCTCCTGCCGTCCCACAGAACCAGGATCAGCATCATTTTCTCCGTTCCAGTGTGCGACCTCCGAGCAAGCGGCTCCGGAAGGATCTCGTTGCCCCTGCGCTGAACGGGAACGGCGGGGCGAAAGCGAAAG GGGCCGAGGCTGGTCCAGCAGTGTGTGCGGCTACCACAGCAGGCCCTATAGGGGGATCAGGGGCTGGAGGCAGTTCCCGATCAGGCCCACGAGGCCAGAGCTCtggggagaaagaggaaggCGGCAGTCAGAAACGGACCCGCAGACAATGGGAGTCCTGGAGCACCGAGGACAAAAACAGCTTCTTCGAAGGCCTTTACGAG TATGGGAAGGACTTCGAAGCCATTCAGAACAACATAGCACTGAAGTACAAAAAGAAAGGGAAGCCAGCCAGCATGGTGAAGAACAAGGAGCAGGTTCGCCATTTTTACTACCGGACCTGGCACAAGATCTCCAAGCATATTGACTTCAACAATG CGTACTCTCGTCTTCTCAAGAAGTCCTCTCAGGAACTTTATGGTCTCATCTGCTATGCTGAGCTCAGGAAGAAAGTCGGAGGCT TGATGGACGATAAGAATGTTGCAAAACTGAATGAGCTCATTCAGCAGGG AGCCACAACAGTGCGTTCCAAAGGCAGAAACCTGCGCATTAAGGCCCCGATGTGCCGAGCCCTAAAGAAATTGTGTGACCCAGATG GAGTGAGTGATGAGGAGGACCAGAAGCCTGTCCGACTGCCACTGAAGGTTGCCGTGGAATTGCAGCCGCGCAGCAACCACTCATGGGCTCGCGTTCAGAGCTTGGCACACAATCCCCGCCTCCG GATGGTTGTGGAGCTCCACAGGAAGGTCTCCAGCCTGATTGAGTTCCTGAAGCAAAAGTGGGCTGTGCAGGACCAGCGAATT CGTAAGAGTCTAGAGGAGCGGGAAGCTTTAGAAGGTGCCCCCAAGAAGGCGGACGCCGAAGAGCTTCTTCTGTTCCCGGCCGAGAGCAGCACGGTGACTGCACTCCCCGGCGTGGCACGCGTCGTCCACTCCAAAGCCTCATGCACCGTGCACTGGCAAGAGACGGGCAGGAGCCGCCCAGGCTCCCGAGACCTGCCCACCGCCCACATCCTGGGCATCCAGCCGGGGGGCCGAGGAGCGGGGCGCCCTGGGAAGGGTGCAGCGCCCCCTGCTGTTAAAGCAGAGGGACCAAGTCAGGAGGCCACGGAGAGTGgctcatcagcagcagcagcagcagcagcagcagctgggaGTGGGGGAGAAAGTGCAAGCACTAATACTAACCCGACTCAGAGCTCTGCCGCTGTGCCGGTGCCTGCTCCCCACCTTACACACTCCACGTCCCCTGCCACCACCCCGTCACTCCCAGCCGAGCAGAGCGCCGGAAAGGGACCCGCCGAGGCGGAGGGGGCCGGTGCGCAGGCGGACGCAGACCTCAAGGAGAGAACCTCCGCCGGTCAGAGGGACTCGGCTCCCGCTCCTGCAGAGCAGGGCAAGGAGGAGCCCACTGCGGGCGGCGTGGTGTCTCCCGACCGCACCGCCGGCCTCGCTGTTCCACACGCCACACTACCGGACACCTCCACACGGGCGGAAGGGGACAGCAGCAGCGCTCCAAACAACAGTGGTGGCGGCGGTGGCAGTGGCGTACCGACTGGACGCTCCCCAGAAAGGATCCGCGAGGAGGGCTGGAGTGCCCAGGAGGCGGAGAACGTGACGCTGGCCGAGCTCTACCTGATGCTAGGCAAGCCGGGCAAACTGCAGCTGGAGTACGAGTGGCAGGCCCGGCCGCCAGCACCCGTCACCACCccgcccaacacacacagcGTGCTGCGCTGCCTCCTGCGCCTTGTTGCCTCCGAGGTCAACCCCAAGCCG GCTCCGGAGCTGTGTACAGTGGGGACATCCCCGGTGAAGCCGGGCCAGGAAGAGCAGCCCCTGTCTCTGACGCCCCCGGGCAAAACCCCCTCGGGCACCAGCCGTAGTCCCAGCTGTGGACGCCAGCAAAGTACAACACGCAACACCAAACTGCTGCTGCCTAACGCGGTCACAAcag GTGGGCGAAACCTGCCCCGCTCTCTCCTGGTGTCCAGCGGTGATGGTGACGGGGGCGTGTTCGCCGTGCCAACCATGCTGCCGCCAAACAGCTCGCGCCTCTCGCGCATGTTCTCCCCCAACAAGGAAGCCCAGCTGGCCCTTAGACAGCAGCTGGACTCAATCAGT TCTGACTTTTTGCTGCCGAAGCAGAGGAAGTTGGGCAGGAGTCGACCCCTGAGGAAGCCTCTGGTTGTCCAG AGAACATTGGTGCCGCGGACAACCGGAGATGCGTCACAGCACGTCTGTTCCTTCTCCATACTCTCCAACTCCTCAGCCACAG gAACGGGTTCCTTCCGGCCCATTCAGCCACGTGTTCCTCTGGCCCGACCTCTCGTTACCAAAACCACAGCCAGTGCACCAAGCCCTTCACCCTCCACCGAACTGTCCA GCGCGATTGACCAGGCAGCCAAGTCGGCGGGCATCATTCCAGGCAGCCCCTGTGGGGAGATGGAGGCGGCAGCTGTAGAGGACGCCCTCCTGGGGCCTGATGGAGACGTGTCCCTGGTGCCAGCCCAGCCACAGCCCCAACCACAGCCTCAGACACAGCCACAGACGAGCATTCTCCCTCAACAAGCAGAG gaaTCTCTGCAGACCAGCCTGCCACCTCCATCCCCAGGTGGTGCGGACTCCCTGCTCGCCCCGCCCAGCGTCGCCTCCCTATTGGACATCTCACTTCCTGGTCCCCCAGAGGAGTCTCTCCCCTCAGGAGAGGCCCAGACCCACATCAGCGACTCCATCATCGAGCTCGCCATCAACTCGGCCCACTTCG gggaaggaccatctctctctccggcCAAGCTCAATGGGACAGACACGCCCAAACTGCTGCCCTCTCCCTCCAGTAGTCCAGCTCATAGCTGGATCCCCTCGCCCACACACGACCCCCAGTGGTACCCCAGCGATTCCACCGACTCCTCACTGGGTTGCCTGCTGT CAAGTCTGGTGTCTCCTGAAAAAAATCGCCGGACACAACACCCCCGTGTGGGCCCATCCAGTGGTACAGCCCTCCTGGGCCCCAGCTTGATGGACTCCAATTCCCATGATTCATTTCCGGCCAGAGGCCTTGCAGAG GTCGATACCCAGCTGGCCTGCATGATGAGCGAGAACAGCGTGGACTACATTGCCCGCTTCAATGACCTCGCCCAGGAGCTGTCCGTCACGGAGCCGTCCCTCCCGCCCCCCGGGGTCTGA
- the cramp1 gene encoding protein cramped-like isoform X3: MTVGQGDVSGGEGPKKPARKLEGCEEESGDQASEETSTKRDEEEILNPSTAASSSLTPSIPTSTPNPSGPPANLQSNTSPPAVPQNQDQHHFLRSSVRPPSKRLRKDLVAPALNGNGGAKAKGAEAGPAVCAATTAGPIGGSGAGGSSRSGPRGQSSGEKEEGGSQKRTRRQWESWSTEDKNSFFEGLYEYGKDFEAIQNNIALKYKKKGKPASMVKNKEQVRHFYYRTWHKISKHIDFNNAYSRLLKKSSQELYGLICYAELRKKVGGLMDDKNVAKLNELIQQGATTVRSKGRNLRIKAPMCRALKKLCDPDGVSDEEDQKPVRLPLKVAVELQPRSNHSWARVQSLAHNPRLRMVVELHRKVSSLIEFLKQKWAVQDQRIRKSLEEREALEGAPKKADAEELLLFPAESSTVTALPGVARVVHSKASCTVHWQETGRSRPGSRDLPTAHILGIQPGGRGAGRPGKGAAPPAVKAEGPSQEATESGSSAAAAAAAAAGSGGESASTNTNPTQSSAAVPVPAPHLTHSTSPATTPSLPAEQSAGKGPAEAEGAGAQADADLKERTSAGQRDSAPAPAEQGKEEPTAGGVVSPDRTAGLAVPHATLPDTSTRAEGDSSSAPNNSGGGGGSGVPTGRSPERIREEGWSAQEAENVTLAELYLMLGKPGKLQLEYEWQARPPAPVTTPPNTHSVLRCLLRLVASEVNPKPAPELCTVGTSPVKPGQEEQPLSLTPPGKTPSGTSRSPSCGRQQSTTRNTKLLLPNAVTTGGRNLPRSLLVSSGDGDGGVFAVPTMLPPNSSRLSRMFSPNKEAQLALRQQLDSISSDFLLPKQRKLGRSRPLRKPLVVQRTLVPRTTGDASQHVCSFSILSNSSATGTGSFRPIQPRVPLARPLVTKTTASAPSPSPSTELSSAIDQAAKSAGIIPGSPCGEMEAAAVEDALLGPDGDVSLVPAQPQPQPQPQTQPQTSILPQQAEESLQTSLPPPSPGGADSLLAPPSVASLLDISLPGPPEESLPSGEAQTHISDSIIELAINSAHFGEGPSLSPAKLNGTDTPKLLPSPSSSPAHSWIPSPTHDPQWYPSDSTDSSLGCLLSSLVSPEKNRRTQHPRVGPSSGTALLGPSLMDSNSHDSFPARGLAEVDTQLACMMSENSVDYIARFNDLAQELSVTEPSLPPPGV; the protein is encoded by the exons ATGACAGTGGGCCAAGGGGATGTTTCCGGGGGCGAGGGGCCAAAGAAACCTGCCCGCAAGCTGGAGGGTTGCGAGGAGGAGAGCGGAGATCAGGCGAGCGAGGAGACGAGTACAAAGAGAGACGAAGAGGAAATTCTTAATCCATCAACTGCAGCCAGCTCCAGTTTGACTCCGAGTATTCCCACCTCAACACCGAACCCGTCCGGACCCCCAGCGAACTTGCAGTCCAACACTTCGCCTCCTGCCGTCCCACAGAACCAGGATCAGCATCATTTTCTCCGTTCCAGTGTGCGACCTCCGAGCAAGCGGCTCCGGAAGGATCTCGTTGCCCCTGCGCTGAACGGGAACGGCGGGGCGAAAGCGAAAG GGGCCGAGGCTGGTCCAGCAGTGTGTGCGGCTACCACAGCAGGCCCTATAGGGGGATCAGGGGCTGGAGGCAGTTCCCGATCAGGCCCACGAGGCCAGAGCTCtggggagaaagaggaaggCGGCAGTCAGAAACGGACCCGCAGACAATGGGAGTCCTGGAGCACCGAGGACAAAAACAGCTTCTTCGAAGGCCTTTACGAG TATGGGAAGGACTTCGAAGCCATTCAGAACAACATAGCACTGAAGTACAAAAAGAAAGGGAAGCCAGCCAGCATGGTGAAGAACAAGGAGCAGGTTCGCCATTTTTACTACCGGACCTGGCACAAGATCTCCAAGCATATTGACTTCAACAATG CGTACTCTCGTCTTCTCAAGAAGTCCTCTCAGGAACTTTATGGTCTCATCTGCTATGCTGAGCTCAGGAAGAAAGTCGGAGGCT TGATGGACGATAAGAATGTTGCAAAACTGAATGAGCTCATTCAGCAGGG AGCCACAACAGTGCGTTCCAAAGGCAGAAACCTGCGCATTAAGGCCCCGATGTGCCGAGCCCTAAAGAAATTGTGTGACCCAGATG GAGTGAGTGATGAGGAGGACCAGAAGCCTGTCCGACTGCCACTGAAGGTTGCCGTGGAATTGCAGCCGCGCAGCAACCACTCATGGGCTCGCGTTCAGAGCTTGGCACACAATCCCCGCCTCCG GATGGTTGTGGAGCTCCACAGGAAGGTCTCCAGCCTGATTGAGTTCCTGAAGCAAAAGTGGGCTGTGCAGGACCAGCGAATT CGTAAGAGTCTAGAGGAGCGGGAAGCTTTAGAAGGTGCCCCCAAGAAGGCGGACGCCGAAGAGCTTCTTCTGTTCCCGGCCGAGAGCAGCACGGTGACTGCACTCCCCGGCGTGGCACGCGTCGTCCACTCCAAAGCCTCATGCACCGTGCACTGGCAAGAGACGGGCAGGAGCCGCCCAGGCTCCCGAGACCTGCCCACCGCCCACATCCTGGGCATCCAGCCGGGGGGCCGAGGAGCGGGGCGCCCTGGGAAGGGTGCAGCGCCCCCTGCTGTTAAAGCAGAGGGACCAAGTCAGGAGGCCACGGAGAGTGgctcatcagcagcagcagcagcagcagcagcagctgggaGTGGGGGAGAAAGTGCAAGCACTAATACTAACCCGACTCAGAGCTCTGCCGCTGTGCCGGTGCCTGCTCCCCACCTTACACACTCCACGTCCCCTGCCACCACCCCGTCACTCCCAGCCGAGCAGAGCGCCGGAAAGGGACCCGCCGAGGCGGAGGGGGCCGGTGCGCAGGCGGACGCAGACCTCAAGGAGAGAACCTCCGCCGGTCAGAGGGACTCGGCTCCCGCTCCTGCAGAGCAGGGCAAGGAGGAGCCCACTGCGGGCGGCGTGGTGTCTCCCGACCGCACCGCCGGCCTCGCTGTTCCACACGCCACACTACCGGACACCTCCACACGGGCGGAAGGGGACAGCAGCAGCGCTCCAAACAACAGTGGTGGCGGCGGTGGCAGTGGCGTACCGACTGGACGCTCCCCAGAAAGGATCCGCGAGGAGGGCTGGAGTGCCCAGGAGGCGGAGAACGTGACGCTGGCCGAGCTCTACCTGATGCTAGGCAAGCCGGGCAAACTGCAGCTGGAGTACGAGTGGCAGGCCCGGCCGCCAGCACCCGTCACCACCccgcccaacacacacagcGTGCTGCGCTGCCTCCTGCGCCTTGTTGCCTCCGAGGTCAACCCCAAGCCG GCTCCGGAGCTGTGTACAGTGGGGACATCCCCGGTGAAGCCGGGCCAGGAAGAGCAGCCCCTGTCTCTGACGCCCCCGGGCAAAACCCCCTCGGGCACCAGCCGTAGTCCCAGCTGTGGACGCCAGCAAAGTACAACACGCAACACCAAACTGCTGCTGCCTAACGCGGTCACAAcag GTGGGCGAAACCTGCCCCGCTCTCTCCTGGTGTCCAGCGGTGATGGTGACGGGGGCGTGTTCGCCGTGCCAACCATGCTGCCGCCAAACAGCTCGCGCCTCTCGCGCATGTTCTCCCCCAACAAGGAAGCCCAGCTGGCCCTTAGACAGCAGCTGGACTCAATCAGT TCTGACTTTTTGCTGCCGAAGCAGAGGAAGTTGGGCAGGAGTCGACCCCTGAGGAAGCCTCTGGTTGTCCAG AGAACATTGGTGCCGCGGACAACCGGAGATGCGTCACAGCACGTCTGTTCCTTCTCCATACTCTCCAACTCCTCAGCCACAG gAACGGGTTCCTTCCGGCCCATTCAGCCACGTGTTCCTCTGGCCCGACCTCTCGTTACCAAAACCACAGCCAGTGCACCAAGCCCTTCACCCTCCACCGAACTGTCCA GCGCGATTGACCAGGCAGCCAAGTCGGCGGGCATCATTCCAGGCAGCCCCTGTGGGGAGATGGAGGCGGCAGCTGTAGAGGACGCCCTCCTGGGGCCTGATGGAGACGTGTCCCTGGTGCCAGCCCAGCCACAGCCCCAACCACAGCCTCAGACACAGCCACAGACGAGCATTCTCCCTCAACAAGCAGAG gaaTCTCTGCAGACCAGCCTGCCACCTCCATCCCCAGGTGGTGCGGACTCCCTGCTCGCCCCGCCCAGCGTCGCCTCCCTATTGGACATCTCACTTCCTGGTCCCCCAGAGGAGTCTCTCCCCTCAGGAGAGGCCCAGACCCACATCAGCGACTCCATCATCGAGCTCGCCATCAACTCGGCCCACTTCG gggaaggaccatctctctctccggcCAAGCTCAATGGGACAGACACGCCCAAACTGCTGCCCTCTCCCTCCAGTAGTCCAGCTCATAGCTGGATCCCCTCGCCCACACACGACCCCCAGTGGTACCCCAGCGATTCCACCGACTCCTCACTGGGTTGCCTGCTGT CAAGTCTGGTGTCTCCTGAAAAAAATCGCCGGACACAACACCCCCGTGTGGGCCCATCCAGTGGTACAGCCCTCCTGGGCCCCAGCTTGATGGACTCCAATTCCCATGATTCATTTCCGGCCAGAGGCCTTGCAGAG GTCGATACCCAGCTGGCCTGCATGATGAGCGAGAACAGCGTGGACTACATTGCCCGCTTCAATGACCTCGCCCAGGAGCTGTCCGTCACGGAGCCGTCCCTCCCGCCCCCCGGGGTCTGA
- the cramp1 gene encoding protein cramped-like isoform X1 codes for MVKRKKTSSAVDELENGMTVGQGDVSGGEGPKKPARKLEGCEEESGDQASEETSTKRDEEEILNPSTAASSSLTPSIPTSTPNPSGPPANLQSNTSPPAVPQNQDQHHFLRSSVRPPSKRLRKDLVAPALNGNGGAKAKGAEAGPAVCAATTAGPIGGSGAGGSSRSGPRGQSSGEKEEGGSQKRTRRQWESWSTEDKNSFFEGLYEYGKDFEAIQNNIALKYKKKGKPASMVKNKEQVRHFYYRTWHKISKHIDFNNAYSRLLKKSSQELYGLICYAELRKKVGGLMDDKNVAKLNELIQQGATTVRSKGRNLRIKAPMCRALKKLCDPDGVSDEEDQKPVRLPLKVAVELQPRSNHSWARVQSLAHNPRLRMVVELHRKVSSLIEFLKQKWAVQDQRIRKSLEEREALEGAPKKADAEELLLFPAESSTVTALPGVARVVHSKASCTVHWQETGRSRPGSRDLPTAHILGIQPGGRGAGRPGKGAAPPAVKAEGPSQEATESGSSAAAAAAAAAGSGGESASTNTNPTQSSAAVPVPAPHLTHSTSPATTPSLPAEQSAGKGPAEAEGAGAQADADLKERTSAGQRDSAPAPAEQGKEEPTAGGVVSPDRTAGLAVPHATLPDTSTRAEGDSSSAPNNSGGGGGSGVPTGRSPERIREEGWSAQEAENVTLAELYLMLGKPGKLQLEYEWQARPPAPVTTPPNTHSVLRCLLRLVASEVNPKPAPELCTVGTSPVKPGQEEQPLSLTPPGKTPSGTSRSPSCGRQQSTTRNTKLLLPNAVTTGGRNLPRSLLVSSGDGDGGVFAVPTMLPPNSSRLSRMFSPNKEAQLALRQQLDSISSDFLLPKQRKLGRSRPLRKPLVVQRTLVPRTTGDASQHVCSFSILSNSSATGTGSFRPIQPRVPLARPLVTKTTASAPSPSPSTELSSAIDQAAKSAGIIPGSPCGEMEAAAVEDALLGPDGDVSLVPAQPQPQPQPQTQPQTSILPQQAEESLQTSLPPPSPGGADSLLAPPSVASLLDISLPGPPEESLPSGEAQTHISDSIIELAINSAHFGEGPSLSPAKLNGTDTPKLLPSPSSSPAHSWIPSPTHDPQWYPSDSTDSSLGCLLSSLVSPEKNRRTQHPRVGPSSGTALLGPSLMDSNSHDSFPARGLAEVDTQLACMMSENSVDYIARFNDLAQELSVTEPSLPPPGV; via the exons ATGGTGAAGAGAAAGAAGACGTCGTCAGCTGTCGACGAGCTGGAAAATGG GATGACAGTGGGCCAAGGGGATGTTTCCGGGGGCGAGGGGCCAAAGAAACCTGCCCGCAAGCTGGAGGGTTGCGAGGAGGAGAGCGGAGATCAGGCGAGCGAGGAGACGAGTACAAAGAGAGACGAAGAGGAAATTCTTAATCCATCAACTGCAGCCAGCTCCAGTTTGACTCCGAGTATTCCCACCTCAACACCGAACCCGTCCGGACCCCCAGCGAACTTGCAGTCCAACACTTCGCCTCCTGCCGTCCCACAGAACCAGGATCAGCATCATTTTCTCCGTTCCAGTGTGCGACCTCCGAGCAAGCGGCTCCGGAAGGATCTCGTTGCCCCTGCGCTGAACGGGAACGGCGGGGCGAAAGCGAAAG GGGCCGAGGCTGGTCCAGCAGTGTGTGCGGCTACCACAGCAGGCCCTATAGGGGGATCAGGGGCTGGAGGCAGTTCCCGATCAGGCCCACGAGGCCAGAGCTCtggggagaaagaggaaggCGGCAGTCAGAAACGGACCCGCAGACAATGGGAGTCCTGGAGCACCGAGGACAAAAACAGCTTCTTCGAAGGCCTTTACGAG TATGGGAAGGACTTCGAAGCCATTCAGAACAACATAGCACTGAAGTACAAAAAGAAAGGGAAGCCAGCCAGCATGGTGAAGAACAAGGAGCAGGTTCGCCATTTTTACTACCGGACCTGGCACAAGATCTCCAAGCATATTGACTTCAACAATG CGTACTCTCGTCTTCTCAAGAAGTCCTCTCAGGAACTTTATGGTCTCATCTGCTATGCTGAGCTCAGGAAGAAAGTCGGAGGCT TGATGGACGATAAGAATGTTGCAAAACTGAATGAGCTCATTCAGCAGGG AGCCACAACAGTGCGTTCCAAAGGCAGAAACCTGCGCATTAAGGCCCCGATGTGCCGAGCCCTAAAGAAATTGTGTGACCCAGATG GAGTGAGTGATGAGGAGGACCAGAAGCCTGTCCGACTGCCACTGAAGGTTGCCGTGGAATTGCAGCCGCGCAGCAACCACTCATGGGCTCGCGTTCAGAGCTTGGCACACAATCCCCGCCTCCG GATGGTTGTGGAGCTCCACAGGAAGGTCTCCAGCCTGATTGAGTTCCTGAAGCAAAAGTGGGCTGTGCAGGACCAGCGAATT CGTAAGAGTCTAGAGGAGCGGGAAGCTTTAGAAGGTGCCCCCAAGAAGGCGGACGCCGAAGAGCTTCTTCTGTTCCCGGCCGAGAGCAGCACGGTGACTGCACTCCCCGGCGTGGCACGCGTCGTCCACTCCAAAGCCTCATGCACCGTGCACTGGCAAGAGACGGGCAGGAGCCGCCCAGGCTCCCGAGACCTGCCCACCGCCCACATCCTGGGCATCCAGCCGGGGGGCCGAGGAGCGGGGCGCCCTGGGAAGGGTGCAGCGCCCCCTGCTGTTAAAGCAGAGGGACCAAGTCAGGAGGCCACGGAGAGTGgctcatcagcagcagcagcagcagcagcagcagctgggaGTGGGGGAGAAAGTGCAAGCACTAATACTAACCCGACTCAGAGCTCTGCCGCTGTGCCGGTGCCTGCTCCCCACCTTACACACTCCACGTCCCCTGCCACCACCCCGTCACTCCCAGCCGAGCAGAGCGCCGGAAAGGGACCCGCCGAGGCGGAGGGGGCCGGTGCGCAGGCGGACGCAGACCTCAAGGAGAGAACCTCCGCCGGTCAGAGGGACTCGGCTCCCGCTCCTGCAGAGCAGGGCAAGGAGGAGCCCACTGCGGGCGGCGTGGTGTCTCCCGACCGCACCGCCGGCCTCGCTGTTCCACACGCCACACTACCGGACACCTCCACACGGGCGGAAGGGGACAGCAGCAGCGCTCCAAACAACAGTGGTGGCGGCGGTGGCAGTGGCGTACCGACTGGACGCTCCCCAGAAAGGATCCGCGAGGAGGGCTGGAGTGCCCAGGAGGCGGAGAACGTGACGCTGGCCGAGCTCTACCTGATGCTAGGCAAGCCGGGCAAACTGCAGCTGGAGTACGAGTGGCAGGCCCGGCCGCCAGCACCCGTCACCACCccgcccaacacacacagcGTGCTGCGCTGCCTCCTGCGCCTTGTTGCCTCCGAGGTCAACCCCAAGCCG GCTCCGGAGCTGTGTACAGTGGGGACATCCCCGGTGAAGCCGGGCCAGGAAGAGCAGCCCCTGTCTCTGACGCCCCCGGGCAAAACCCCCTCGGGCACCAGCCGTAGTCCCAGCTGTGGACGCCAGCAAAGTACAACACGCAACACCAAACTGCTGCTGCCTAACGCGGTCACAAcag GTGGGCGAAACCTGCCCCGCTCTCTCCTGGTGTCCAGCGGTGATGGTGACGGGGGCGTGTTCGCCGTGCCAACCATGCTGCCGCCAAACAGCTCGCGCCTCTCGCGCATGTTCTCCCCCAACAAGGAAGCCCAGCTGGCCCTTAGACAGCAGCTGGACTCAATCAGT TCTGACTTTTTGCTGCCGAAGCAGAGGAAGTTGGGCAGGAGTCGACCCCTGAGGAAGCCTCTGGTTGTCCAG AGAACATTGGTGCCGCGGACAACCGGAGATGCGTCACAGCACGTCTGTTCCTTCTCCATACTCTCCAACTCCTCAGCCACAG gAACGGGTTCCTTCCGGCCCATTCAGCCACGTGTTCCTCTGGCCCGACCTCTCGTTACCAAAACCACAGCCAGTGCACCAAGCCCTTCACCCTCCACCGAACTGTCCA GCGCGATTGACCAGGCAGCCAAGTCGGCGGGCATCATTCCAGGCAGCCCCTGTGGGGAGATGGAGGCGGCAGCTGTAGAGGACGCCCTCCTGGGGCCTGATGGAGACGTGTCCCTGGTGCCAGCCCAGCCACAGCCCCAACCACAGCCTCAGACACAGCCACAGACGAGCATTCTCCCTCAACAAGCAGAG gaaTCTCTGCAGACCAGCCTGCCACCTCCATCCCCAGGTGGTGCGGACTCCCTGCTCGCCCCGCCCAGCGTCGCCTCCCTATTGGACATCTCACTTCCTGGTCCCCCAGAGGAGTCTCTCCCCTCAGGAGAGGCCCAGACCCACATCAGCGACTCCATCATCGAGCTCGCCATCAACTCGGCCCACTTCG gggaaggaccatctctctctccggcCAAGCTCAATGGGACAGACACGCCCAAACTGCTGCCCTCTCCCTCCAGTAGTCCAGCTCATAGCTGGATCCCCTCGCCCACACACGACCCCCAGTGGTACCCCAGCGATTCCACCGACTCCTCACTGGGTTGCCTGCTGT CAAGTCTGGTGTCTCCTGAAAAAAATCGCCGGACACAACACCCCCGTGTGGGCCCATCCAGTGGTACAGCCCTCCTGGGCCCCAGCTTGATGGACTCCAATTCCCATGATTCATTTCCGGCCAGAGGCCTTGCAGAG GTCGATACCCAGCTGGCCTGCATGATGAGCGAGAACAGCGTGGACTACATTGCCCGCTTCAATGACCTCGCCCAGGAGCTGTCCGTCACGGAGCCGTCCCTCCCGCCCCCCGGGGTCTGA